The region CCCAGCAAGGCAGAATGAGCGTAGTGTAGTGGTGCTACATAAGCGAGTGACTACGTGCCCTAGGGGTATAACGCCGCTGGGCAGAAAAATAGGCTTAGCCCTTCGGGTTGCACCTGAAAAAACGCCATTCTGCGTTATTCGTCGTTCATTTAGAACCACTAAACTTTTCTCCTCTCGCCTTGCACCCCAAGGGCACTTCCTGCGGGGCGCCTGGCGTTTTTTCAGGTACAACAGGGCGGCCTTATTAATTGTTGACGCCCCCTAGTTAAACTGTTGTAGAAAACGTGAATCGTTTTCAAAAAATAAACGCAAATCGTTGACGCCATAACGCAACATGGCCATACGCTCCACACCCAGGCCAAAAGCGAAACCGGTATATTCTTCATTGTCAATTCCGGTAGCATTAAATACGTTAGGATGAATCATGCCGCAGCCCATTATTTCCAACCAACCGGTATGGCTGCAAACACGGCAACCTTTGCCTTCGCACATCATGCAGGCGATATCAACTTCAGCTGATGGCTCAGTGAATGGGAAGTAAGATGGGCGAAAACGTAGCGGTAATTCTTTTTCAAAAAATGCGCTCAAAAACTGATCAAGTAAGCCTTTAAGATGTGCAAAGCTAACGTCTTTATCCACAACAAAACCTTCAACTTGATGGAACATTGGCGTATGCGTTAAATCAGAATCGCAGCGATAAACACGGCCTGGTGCGACAATACGTAAAGGCGGTTTATTATTTTCCATTACCCGTATTTGCACGGGGGAGGTATGTGTACGCAGCACTGTGCTGTCATCAATATAAAAAGTATCGTGCATGGCGCGGGCTGGATGATTGGCCGGGATATTCAATGCTGAAAAGTTATGCTGATCATCTTCGATCTCTGGCCCTTCAGCGATCTCAAAACCGGCTGAAGCAAATAGGGAAACAATGCGATCGATGGTTTGCGTAACAGGATGTAGGCTGCCATTACTCTGCCCTCTTCCTGGTAAACTTACATCGATGGTTTCACTCGCCAGTTTTTTCTCAAGAGCAAGTGTTTTGAGAATAGTTTTTTGCTGTTCAAGACTGGCATGAACTGCTTGCTTAGCAATGTTGATCTTTTCACCAGCGGCAGGGCGCTCTTCACCAGGGAGTTTACCGAGCTGTTTCAGCTGTGCCGTAGTGACACCCTTCTTGCCAAGATAATCAATGCGCAGCTGCTCTAGCACCTTTAAATCCTGGCTTTGCTCAATGGCTTGCCTGGCTGAGGTGACTAGCTTATCGAGTTCTTGCAAAAGGCA is a window of Gammaproteobacteria bacterium DNA encoding:
- the pheS gene encoding phenylalanine--tRNA ligase subunit alpha gives rise to the protein MQELDKLVTSARQAIEQSQDLKVLEQLRIDYLGKKGVTTAQLKQLGKLPGEERPAAGEKINIAKQAVHASLEQQKTILKTLALEKKLASETIDVSLPGRGQSNGSLHPVTQTIDRIVSLFASAGFEIAEGPEIEDDQHNFSALNIPANHPARAMHDTFYIDDSTVLRTHTSPVQIRVMENNKPPLRIVAPGRVYRCDSDLTHTPMFHQVEGFVVDKDVSFAHLKGLLDQFLSAFFEKELPLRFRPSYFPFTEPSAEVDIACMMCEGKGCRVCSHTGWLEIMGCGMIHPNVFNATGIDNEEYTGFAFGLGVERMAMLRYGVNDLRLFFENDSRFLQQFN